A genomic window from Sporosarcina sp. Marseille-Q4063 includes:
- a CDS encoding co-chaperone YbbN — protein MKKLLVIGGIIVAIFILIVVLTNKSNETKLKDNPYGTEKLEQSTINLIGNENYNNIILPDELAKKIKSGDPVTAYFFSPDCPYCMEMTPVLMPIAKEMDVTVYQYNLLEFNPQASSYGIRSTPTLIHFRDGKEVGRMVGAQPADNIRLFFEEYESE, from the coding sequence TTGAAAAAATTATTAGTCATTGGCGGCATCATCGTTGCTATCTTTATTCTCATTGTTGTTCTTACCAACAAATCGAATGAAACAAAACTGAAAGATAATCCATACGGCACGGAAAAACTAGAACAATCAACCATTAACCTAATCGGCAATGAAAACTACAACAATATTATCTTGCCCGATGAATTGGCAAAAAAAATTAAATCAGGTGATCCAGTGACAGCATACTTTTTCAGCCCTGATTGCCCGTACTGCATGGAAATGACGCCTGTTCTTATGCCGATTGCAAAAGAGATGGACGTTACTGTGTATCAGTACAACTTACTTGAATTCAATCCACAAGCTTCATCTTACGGAATTAGATCAACACCTACACTTATCCACTTTAGAGACGGAAAAGAAGTTGGAAGAATGGTCGGAGCTCAACCAGCAGATAATATTCGTTTATTTTTCGAAGAATATGAATCAGAGTGA
- the trmL gene encoding tRNA (uridine(34)/cytosine(34)/5-carboxymethylaminomethyluridine(34)-2'-O)-methyltransferase TrmL: MAIHVALFEPAIPANTGNIARTCAGTGAKLHLIKPLGFSTEDKMLKRAGLDYWNHVDVSYHDGIYELFDKYPEAQFYFITKFGKKSYSSFDYSETSADIFFVFGKETTGLPDEIIRENEDRCLRIPMNDHIRALNLSNTAAILVYEALRQQSFPNLH; encoded by the coding sequence ATGGCAATACATGTCGCATTATTTGAACCAGCTATCCCGGCGAATACGGGAAACATTGCAAGAACTTGTGCAGGAACTGGAGCTAAACTTCACCTAATTAAACCACTTGGGTTTTCGACAGAGGATAAAATGTTGAAAAGAGCAGGGCTAGACTACTGGAATCATGTAGATGTATCCTACCATGATGGAATTTATGAGTTATTCGATAAGTATCCAGAGGCGCAATTTTATTTCATCACGAAGTTTGGAAAAAAGTCGTATTCCTCCTTTGATTACTCGGAAACTTCAGCGGATATATTCTTTGTTTTTGGCAAAGAAACGACTGGACTACCAGATGAAATTATTCGGGAGAATGAAGATCGCTGTCTTCGGATTCCGATGAATGATCATATTCGGGCACTTAACTTATCGAATACGGCGGCTATTTTAGTTTATGAAGCGCTTCGACAACAATCATTTCCTAATTTACATTAA
- a CDS encoding aldo/keto reductase has protein sequence MPRLGLGVYKMQDPEETVDAITHAIKTGYRAVDTAAVYGNEKETGEAIRLSGIPRENLFITSKVWNTDQGYDETLRAFEVSLEKLELDYLDLYLTHWPVKDSFVETYQAIERLYDEKLIRSTGVSNHHIHHLEKVFAKANIRPMVNQVEVHPRLIQEPLRQFCAENNIAVTSWSPLARGGELLSDPLLESIGSKYGKTSAQVIIRWHLQSDLIVIPKSVTPQRIDENIDVADFELTEEEMKKINALNLNERVGSNPEDF, from the coding sequence ATGCCGCGACTTGGACTTGGTGTTTATAAAATGCAAGACCCCGAAGAAACAGTCGACGCGATTACGCATGCCATAAAAACAGGATATCGTGCCGTTGATACAGCGGCAGTTTATGGGAATGAAAAAGAAACTGGAGAAGCGATTCGCCTTTCGGGCATTCCAAGAGAAAATCTATTCATCACATCTAAAGTTTGGAATACAGATCAAGGTTACGATGAAACATTGCGCGCATTTGAAGTTTCTCTAGAAAAGTTAGAACTTGATTACTTGGATTTGTATTTAACGCATTGGCCGGTGAAAGATAGCTTTGTCGAGACGTATCAGGCGATTGAACGTTTATATGATGAAAAATTGATCCGTTCAACGGGTGTTTCGAATCATCATATCCATCATTTAGAAAAAGTTTTTGCGAAAGCCAATATTCGTCCGATGGTCAATCAAGTGGAAGTTCATCCAAGATTGATCCAAGAGCCTTTACGACAATTTTGCGCTGAAAATAATATTGCGGTTACTTCTTGGTCGCCATTGGCAAGAGGCGGAGAATTATTATCTGATCCGTTACTAGAAAGCATAGGAAGTAAATATGGAAAGACATCTGCACAAGTTATTATTCGTTGGCATTTACAAAGTGATTTAATCGTTATTCCTAAATCGGTCACACCACAAAGAATCGATGAAAATATCGATGTTGCTGATTTTGAATTAACTGAAGAAGAGATGAAAAAAATTAATGCATTAAACTTAAATGAGCGTGTTGGATCAAATCCGGAAGATTTTTAA
- a CDS encoding nucleotidyltransferase-like protein: protein MEQVLRSIYQERASDPETLGVILVEKRREGDPITDMFDAILLIITADDEIPIYTKHYTSSSGIAAMHVISENQLQKWILVGTQRKVVDWLFYGKIYFDRNEYVEKLKRELLEYPFIGRKIKMGIELSRLIRAYIEGKTFYEHENYMDAYNHVVNSLHYLARLAIIEKGISPEVTVWSQVKKIDPAIYKLYEELITSDEPLQKRLELLFLASEFFIHNRTADGAQHILEVMASKESWEIQELHEHEELRVYSIELEVFIEFLVEKGFIKVIESMSKNELIKHREYQVM, encoded by the coding sequence GTGGAACAAGTATTAAGATCAATATACCAAGAACGAGCAAGTGATCCCGAAACACTCGGCGTCATTCTCGTAGAAAAAAGAAGAGAAGGGGATCCGATAACAGATATGTTTGACGCGATTCTCCTAATTATCACGGCTGATGATGAAATTCCCATTTATACAAAGCATTACACGTCAAGTTCGGGTATAGCTGCAATGCATGTCATTAGTGAGAACCAATTACAAAAATGGATATTGGTTGGTACTCAGAGGAAAGTGGTGGATTGGCTTTTTTACGGCAAGATTTATTTTGATCGCAATGAATATGTTGAGAAACTAAAAAGAGAATTACTAGAATATCCGTTCATTGGCAGAAAGATAAAGATGGGAATTGAGTTATCTAGACTTATTAGAGCTTATATAGAAGGAAAGACTTTTTATGAACATGAAAACTATATGGATGCCTATAATCATGTCGTTAACTCATTGCATTATCTTGCTAGATTAGCAATCATTGAAAAGGGAATCTCGCCAGAAGTCACGGTATGGTCCCAAGTTAAAAAAATAGACCCGGCAATTTATAAGCTCTATGAAGAATTGATTACGAGCGATGAACCTTTACAAAAACGACTTGAACTTCTGTTTCTTGCAAGTGAATTTTTTATTCATAACAGAACAGCGGATGGTGCCCAACATATATTAGAAGTTATGGCTTCCAAAGAAAGCTGGGAAATCCAAGAGCTTCATGAACATGAAGAATTACGTGTATACTCAATTGAATTAGAGGTATTCATTGAGTTTCTAGTTGAAAAAGGTTTTATTAAAGTAATAGAGAGCATGTCTAAAAATGAACTGATTAAGCATCGGGAATATCAAGTGATGTGA
- a CDS encoding RluA family pseudouridine synthase — MSSFKYTTTEEGSTIEHLLREQWQAGKKTVHLMRMAKSVTGTDGEPIDWRTPLAAGTELTFTVPDANSSYIPEEKELQILFEDEHIIAVNKPAGITTHPDGPGQNGTLMNFVMAYVANQGGEYAEHIHRLDKGTSGVLLIAKHPIAKALFDRMIERNEIVRKYEAEVDDQLKRPKGTIKLPIGRDRHHPAKRIVSLSGQSAVTHFRVIERKADSTIVEAELETGRTHQIRVHLAHLGHPVVGDTLYGGSQTNDGEFRLTATGLSFIHPFTKEKISIEQ, encoded by the coding sequence ATGAGTTCATTTAAATACACAACGACGGAAGAAGGTTCGACGATTGAACATCTTCTCCGCGAACAATGGCAAGCAGGAAAAAAGACAGTTCACTTAATGCGAATGGCTAAAAGTGTAACTGGAACTGACGGTGAGCCAATCGATTGGCGAACGCCTCTTGCCGCGGGTACTGAATTAACTTTCACTGTTCCCGATGCCAATTCATCGTATATTCCCGAAGAAAAGGAACTACAAATCCTGTTTGAAGATGAACATATTATTGCAGTAAATAAACCCGCAGGAATTACGACTCACCCCGATGGTCCAGGGCAAAACGGTACATTGATGAACTTCGTCATGGCATACGTTGCCAATCAAGGCGGAGAGTATGCAGAACATATTCACCGACTCGACAAAGGAACTTCCGGCGTACTGCTCATCGCGAAGCACCCGATTGCAAAAGCACTTTTTGATCGAATGATCGAGCGCAATGAAATCGTTCGGAAATACGAAGCGGAAGTAGACGACCAACTAAAAAGACCAAAAGGAACCATCAAACTTCCAATCGGTCGAGATCGTCACCATCCAGCAAAACGTATTGTTTCGCTCTCCGGCCAATCAGCAGTAACACATTTCCGTGTGATTGAACGTAAAGCAGATTCAACAATCGTGGAAGCTGAACTTGAAACAGGACGCACACACCAAATTCGTGTCCATCTCGCGCATCTTGGACATCCCGTAGTTGGCGACACGCTATACGGCGGTAGTCAAACTAATGACGGCGAGTTCCGCCTAACAGCAACGGGATTATCATTCATTCATCCATTTACGAAGGAAAAAATAAGTATAGAACAATAA
- a CDS encoding disulfide oxidoreductase: MQKRQENGLIFISIVSLVATLGSLYFSQIRGFEPCTLCWYQRILMYPIILIAGIGLFQKNANSALTTAVFAFIGGGISLYHYGIQKLAFLSDSAPACGDVPCTGQYINYFGFVTIPFLALLAFLLIAITSLFMMKWQKETK, encoded by the coding sequence ATGCAAAAACGGCAAGAAAACGGGCTGATATTCATCTCAATCGTATCTTTAGTCGCCACTTTGGGGTCATTATATTTCTCACAAATACGCGGATTTGAGCCCTGCACACTTTGCTGGTACCAACGAATTTTGATGTATCCAATCATACTTATTGCAGGTATTGGTCTTTTTCAAAAAAACGCTAATAGCGCATTAACAACAGCTGTCTTTGCGTTTATCGGTGGAGGGATTTCACTTTATCATTATGGAATTCAAAAACTCGCATTCCTAAGCGACAGCGCACCTGCATGCGGGGATGTACCATGTACAGGGCAATATATTAATTACTTTGGGTTCGTTACGATTCCATTTCTCGCACTACTTGCATTTTTACTTATCGCAATCACAAGCCTTTTCATGATGAAATGGCAAAAGGAGACGAAATAA
- the rsgA gene encoding ribosome small subunit-dependent GTPase A: MTLKEYGWNNTHEANWEEIDNEKCVPGRITLEHKKMYRVITTEGEWLSVCSGSMQYEATERKDFPAVGDWVAVEKMPGEERGIIHAILPRTSLFSRKVAGMTIAEQIIAVNIDIVFLVMSMNNDFNARRLERYLVAAYDSGATPIVVLTKKDMCDDTSFYIEVAQNIALGAEIFAVSNVTGEGIDELTALLKNNKTAALLGSSGVGKSSIMNAICGSEMMAVQGIREDDAKGRHTTTHRELIKIPTGGILIDTPGMREFQLWDNNESLDSGFQDINDLANNCKFIDCQHNNEPGCAIQNALSTGELAEDRYSSYLKLQKELAFLDRKLDRAAQATERNKWKKITKSMRKHPSKKNK; this comes from the coding sequence ATTACACTAAAAGAATATGGTTGGAATAATACCCATGAAGCAAATTGGGAAGAGATAGATAATGAAAAATGCGTTCCAGGACGTATCACGCTTGAACATAAAAAAATGTATCGCGTCATCACCACTGAAGGTGAATGGTTATCTGTTTGTTCTGGTTCAATGCAATATGAAGCAACTGAACGCAAAGATTTTCCCGCTGTTGGCGACTGGGTTGCAGTCGAAAAAATGCCCGGAGAGGAACGTGGAATTATCCATGCGATTCTACCAAGAACATCACTTTTCTCAAGAAAAGTCGCGGGAATGACAATTGCTGAACAAATTATCGCCGTCAATATCGATATCGTGTTCCTTGTCATGTCGATGAATAATGATTTCAACGCAAGAAGACTTGAACGATACCTTGTAGCTGCCTATGATTCCGGTGCAACGCCCATCGTCGTGTTGACGAAAAAAGACATGTGCGACGATACTTCCTTTTATATTGAAGTGGCTCAAAATATCGCACTAGGCGCGGAAATATTCGCAGTAAGTAATGTGACTGGTGAAGGAATCGATGAATTAACGGCTTTGCTGAAAAACAATAAAACAGCGGCTCTCCTAGGCTCATCAGGTGTCGGAAAGTCATCAATAATGAACGCAATTTGCGGCAGTGAAATGATGGCCGTACAAGGCATCCGTGAAGATGACGCAAAAGGTCGCCATACAACTACCCATCGTGAACTCATCAAAATTCCGACCGGCGGCATTCTCATTGACACACCTGGTATGAGGGAATTTCAATTATGGGATAATAATGAAAGCCTCGATTCGGGATTCCAAGACATAAATGATTTGGCAAACAACTGTAAATTCATTGACTGCCAACATAATAACGAACCCGGCTGTGCCATTCAAAATGCCCTTTCCACAGGGGAATTAGCTGAAGATCGCTATAGCAGCTATTTGAAATTACAAAAAGAGTTAGCATTCCTTGACCGAAAATTGGACCGCGCTGCTCAAGCCACAGAAAGAAACAAATGGAAAAAAATTACGAAAAGCATGCGCAAACATCCGTCGAAGAAAAATAAATAG
- the perR gene encoding peroxide-responsive transcriptional repressor PerR, producing the protein MSDVTLRGALDTLKENGVRITPQRHAILEYLVTSKSHPTADEIYKSLASTFPNMSVATVYNNLRVFQGVNLITELPYGDSSSRFDFVTHDHYHIICTECDKIVDFHYPGLEEVEHLASHVTGFQVNAHRMEVYGTCPICAENN; encoded by the coding sequence ATGTCTGATGTCACGTTGAGAGGCGCGCTGGACACGTTGAAAGAAAATGGAGTACGAATTACTCCGCAAAGGCATGCCATTTTAGAATATCTCGTTACTTCTAAGTCACATCCGACGGCCGATGAAATATATAAATCACTTGCAAGTACCTTCCCTAATATGAGTGTTGCAACGGTTTACAACAATCTTCGTGTGTTTCAAGGGGTTAATCTTATAACAGAGCTACCTTATGGTGACTCTTCAAGTCGTTTTGATTTTGTGACACACGATCATTATCACATCATTTGTACTGAATGCGATAAGATAGTAGATTTTCATTATCCGGGTCTAGAGGAAGTTGAACATCTTGCTTCCCATGTAACTGGTTTTCAAGTCAATGCCCATCGGATGGAAGTATACGGAACTTGTCCAATATGTGCAGAAAATAATTAA
- the queG gene encoding tRNA epoxyqueuosine(34) reductase QueG: MNTLELQQEVINYAKTIGIDKIGFTTAAPFRELKNRLVRQQELGYQSGFEEKDLDKRTEPALLLDQAESIISIAIAYPSRMENSPRGKKGERRGIFCRASWGTDYHIVLRERLKLLEEFIIEHVPSAKLRSMVDTGELADRAVAERAGIGWSAKNCSIITPEFGSYVYLGEMITNIPFAPDQPMEDECGDCTLCLDACPTGALIQGGQLDAQRCIAFLTQTKTPIPEEFRAKIGNRVYGCDTCQTVCPKNRKKHNLHQRAFHPDPELAKPLLQPILRLSNRQFRERFGNVAGSWRGKNPIQRNAVIGLAHFKEESSVPELIDMLLNDQRPMMRGTIAWALGEIGTEKSYEGIRQALEKEENPSVLAELQKAIDKEMLENPQS; this comes from the coding sequence ATGAATACACTCGAATTACAACAAGAAGTCATAAATTATGCGAAGACAATCGGGATCGATAAAATTGGTTTTACGACAGCAGCACCGTTCCGCGAATTAAAAAATCGTTTAGTTCGTCAACAGGAACTCGGTTATCAATCGGGGTTTGAGGAAAAGGATTTGGATAAACGTACAGAACCCGCACTTCTTCTTGATCAAGCAGAGAGTATAATTTCTATTGCAATCGCTTATCCTTCCCGGATGGAAAACTCGCCTAGAGGAAAAAAGGGTGAACGCCGAGGAATTTTTTGTCGTGCTTCATGGGGAACGGATTACCATATTGTTCTGCGGGAGAGATTAAAGCTACTGGAGGAGTTCATCATTGAACATGTGCCATCCGCAAAGCTTCGTTCAATGGTTGATACAGGAGAACTAGCTGACAGGGCAGTAGCCGAACGAGCGGGCATTGGTTGGTCTGCGAAAAATTGTTCGATTATAACGCCTGAGTTTGGTTCTTATGTTTATCTTGGAGAAATGATTACGAATATACCGTTCGCACCGGATCAGCCGATGGAGGATGAGTGCGGGGATTGTACGCTTTGTTTAGATGCTTGTCCGACAGGTGCGCTGATCCAAGGTGGGCAACTTGATGCGCAGCGTTGTATTGCTTTTCTCACGCAAACGAAAACACCGATTCCGGAAGAATTCCGAGCTAAGATCGGCAATCGTGTGTATGGCTGTGATACTTGCCAAACTGTTTGTCCTAAGAACCGGAAAAAACACAACTTGCATCAACGAGCTTTTCACCCGGATCCAGAATTGGCGAAACCACTTTTACAACCAATCCTTCGCTTATCGAATCGTCAGTTTAGAGAGCGGTTTGGGAATGTAGCTGGTTCCTGGCGCGGTAAAAATCCGATTCAAAGAAATGCAGTCATTGGACTTGCACATTTCAAGGAAGAATCATCTGTGCCCGAACTAATCGATATGTTGTTAAATGATCAACGACCGATGATGCGGGGAACGATCGCTTGGGCACTTGGAGAAATAGGAACAGAGAAAAGTTATGAAGGTATTCGCCAGGCACTTGAAAAGGAAGAAAATCCATCTGTACTCGCAGAATTACAAAAAGCGATTGATAAAGAAATGCTTGAAAATCCACAAAGTTAA
- a CDS encoding B3/4 domain-containing protein translates to MKLNLDPALLEIVPTFKLGLNHYTKITVSESPQMLKGRLQLFQEHLFFDLDDKAVTDFPGIKEWREVWKSFGANPSRHRHSTEALMRRIAKQNYLSSFHSAVDLNNFFSLQYEIPVGIYDADKINGNVTLSVGTKDSGYDGLNGRFNSLENILILSDDEGPFGSPYVDSARTAVTEDTTKALHVFFLRPSMKSTESLELTTAAGKMFTEISSGDAQAYVLHENQPSITIEE, encoded by the coding sequence TTGAAGTTAAATTTAGATCCTGCACTTTTGGAAATTGTACCTACCTTTAAATTAGGCCTTAACCATTATACCAAAATTACCGTCTCAGAATCTCCTCAAATGCTAAAAGGTCGCTTACAATTATTTCAAGAACATCTTTTCTTCGACCTTGACGACAAAGCAGTGACTGATTTTCCCGGGATTAAAGAATGGCGCGAGGTCTGGAAATCATTCGGCGCCAATCCAAGTCGCCATCGCCATTCGACCGAAGCACTTATGCGACGTATTGCGAAGCAAAACTATTTGAGTTCATTTCACTCTGCAGTTGATTTAAATAATTTCTTTTCACTGCAATATGAAATCCCTGTTGGAATTTACGACGCGGACAAAATCAATGGGAACGTCACGCTTTCCGTCGGTACTAAGGACAGCGGATATGATGGATTGAATGGCCGTTTTAATTCTTTGGAGAACATATTAATCCTATCGGATGATGAGGGTCCATTTGGTAGCCCCTACGTCGATTCTGCCCGTACTGCCGTGACGGAAGACACGACTAAAGCACTTCACGTCTTCTTCCTTCGCCCATCAATGAAGTCAACTGAGTCGCTCGAATTAACAACCGCAGCTGGCAAGATGTTTACGGAGATTAGTAGTGGCGATGCTCAAGCCTATGTTTTACATGAAAATCAACCTTCGATTACAATTGAAGAATAG
- a CDS encoding YgzB family protein, protein MKPYKNKINRIRSFALALIFIGVVIMYLGIFFRKNEIVMIIFMLLGVLAILASTIVYAWIGTLSTRAVQIVCPNCGGQTKMLGRVDMCGHCREPLTLDPSLEGKEFDETYNRPNKK, encoded by the coding sequence ATGAAACCATATAAAAATAAAATAAATCGAATTAGATCATTTGCTCTTGCACTCATATTCATAGGCGTAGTCATTATGTATCTGGGTATCTTCTTCAGAAAAAATGAAATCGTTATGATTATCTTTATGTTGCTTGGCGTTCTCGCAATTCTTGCAAGCACGATTGTGTATGCATGGATTGGAACCTTATCCACCCGGGCCGTTCAAATTGTTTGTCCAAATTGCGGCGGGCAAACGAAGATGCTTGGCCGAGTTGACATGTGCGGTCATTGTCGTGAACCACTTACACTTGACCCTTCTCTAGAGGGTAAGGAATTTGACGAAACGTATAACCGACCTAACAAAAAGTAA
- a CDS encoding NCS2 family permease, with translation MFHLKDQQTTAKTEILAGMTTFLTMAYIIIVNPIILADAGVPFDQVFLATIIAAAVGTLWMALFANYPIAIAPGMGLNAYFTSVVLASDGQLDYMTAFSAVFIAGILFVILSLTPFREKLIKSIPENLKHGITAGIGLFIAFIGLKLSKIVISHETNLVQLGDLTSPPVLLALFGLMVTVVLMTLNIYGSIFIGMILTGILAVFTGQLEFKGSLWQVPSLPEGILVWNPVNAINDVISHGLYGVVFAFLIVTLFDTTGTMIGVAKQAGLMRGNTLPRARHALLADSVATSVGAMFGTSPTSAYIESSSGVAVGGRTGLTTLTVGVLFMVAAFFGPLVSTLSGVSAITAPALIIVGSLMISVVKEIDWDSFDEAFPAFLIILTMPLTSSIATGIALGFISYPLLKVVKGKWREVPVLLYIFAVLFLYQLLFLPH, from the coding sequence GTGTTTCATTTAAAAGATCAACAAACGACTGCAAAAACTGAAATCCTTGCCGGTATGACAACTTTTCTTACGATGGCATATATAATCATAGTTAACCCGATAATACTAGCTGATGCAGGCGTTCCCTTCGACCAGGTATTTCTCGCGACAATTATCGCCGCAGCCGTCGGAACGCTATGGATGGCGCTATTTGCCAATTATCCAATTGCGATTGCGCCTGGCATGGGCTTGAATGCATATTTCACATCTGTTGTCCTGGCTTCAGATGGACAATTAGATTACATGACCGCATTCTCCGCTGTCTTTATTGCTGGTATTTTATTCGTTATTTTATCATTGACACCTTTTAGGGAAAAACTGATTAAATCTATACCTGAAAACTTGAAGCATGGAATTACTGCAGGAATTGGGCTGTTCATTGCTTTTATTGGATTAAAACTTTCCAAAATTGTCATAAGCCATGAAACAAATCTTGTTCAATTAGGAGATCTCACTTCTCCCCCTGTATTACTTGCATTGTTTGGGCTAATGGTCACTGTCGTTCTTATGACGTTAAATATTTATGGGTCAATTTTTATCGGAATGATTTTAACGGGAATTTTAGCTGTCTTTACAGGTCAACTGGAGTTCAAAGGCAGCTTGTGGCAAGTTCCATCATTACCCGAAGGCATTCTTGTCTGGAATCCTGTAAACGCAATAAATGATGTCATTTCTCACGGACTTTACGGTGTCGTGTTCGCATTTTTAATTGTTACGCTGTTTGATACAACTGGAACAATGATTGGAGTCGCCAAGCAAGCTGGACTTATGAGAGGAAACACATTGCCGCGTGCACGTCACGCTCTGCTCGCTGACTCTGTTGCGACTTCTGTTGGGGCAATGTTCGGAACGAGTCCTACTTCTGCTTACATTGAATCCTCATCGGGTGTAGCCGTAGGTGGTCGTACTGGCTTGACGACATTAACAGTTGGCGTATTATTTATGGTCGCAGCATTTTTCGGACCATTAGTTAGTACTTTATCGGGCGTATCCGCAATTACCGCTCCTGCATTAATTATTGTCGGTAGCTTGATGATAAGCGTTGTAAAAGAAATTGACTGGGATTCATTTGACGAAGCTTTTCCCGCATTTCTGATCATATTAACGATGCCATTAACATCCAGCATCGCAACTGGGATTGCACTTGGATTCATTTCTTATCCACTTTTAAAAGTTGTTAAAGGTAAATGGAGAGAAGTTCCAGTCCTACTATACATTTTTGCAGTCCTCTTTTTGTATCAGTTACTATTTTTGCCACATTAA